The sequence below is a genomic window from Elusimicrobiaceae bacterium.
TCTTTTTCGAGCGCATGCATTACGCCGATATCGAAATAGCGCGAAAATTCACGCCGCACCGGCAGATTGTGGGAATGGTAAACGCAGGCTTCGGCGTTATAGCACAGCGTGCCGCCGCGTTTGAGCAGCTGCAGCCCGGCGCACATGTCTTCGGCAATTATGATGTCCTCCCTGAACCAGCCTGCCTGCGCCAGCGCGTTTTTGCGGTACGCGCAGAAACTGTTTGACAAAAACGCCGTTTTCAGGCCCCAGCGCGCGCGATCCTCCCAGCGACGGCGGCAGGACTTGGGCGGATAGTTGAAGTGCCGCAGATGGCTGGCGAGCGGAGTGGCGTTTTCCGCAGGCAGCTGCCGGCCGTAAACCGCCGCGACCGCCGGATCCGCAAACGGCAGGAGCAGTTTTTCAAAACAGCAGGTGTCTGCCGGTAATGCGTCGTCCGTCATGAACAGCACAATATCTCCGCATGCCGCTTTGCCGCCCGCGGTGCGGGTGCCGCCGTGGTCAAAATCCGCGCGCGGTATTACAATTACCCGCGCGCCCCGATGTCCGGCTATGGCGGCGGTATCGTCATCCGACGAACTGTCTATTACGATTATTTCATCGGGCGGCAGGGTTTGGCGGCGCGCCGAGTCGAGCAGAATCGCGAGCGGGAGCGCATTGTTCAATGTTGGTATTACCAGCGAAAGTTTTGGCATGTCAGTCGCGCGCCGAGGCCGCCGCGCAGCCGACGGCAAAAAGAACGGCAAACGCCACCACCGCATGCTGAAACGAGGTTTCGGTTATGTTCATCACATAAAACCCCGGCAGCATGGCGGCCGCCCACAGGGTGAAGGGAGTAACCGTTTTTGCCAGCGCGGACAGCGAAATCTCCCACAAGGCCGCCAGCAGCCCCAGCAGCGCCAGCAGGCCCAGCGTGCCGCGTTCCACCATGTGCTGCAAATACAGGCTGTGCACATTGCTCCAGCCGTGCTGGCCTTCAATGGGGGCGGGGTGGTAGCGGTCAAATTCCCGGGCGGTGTTGTTCTGTCCGATCCCGGCAACCGGATTGTCGCGCCAGATCAAAAGGCCCGTGCGCCACAGCGCAAGGCGGCTGTTGGTGCCGGTGTCGGCGGTGGGCGCTTCCGGCGCTGGCCTGGCGGCGGTTTCCGCTTTGCGCACAGGATTGATGAAGCGGGCAAGCGTGGCGGGCCGCGCCAGCATGTAGCCCGCGGTGACAGCTAATAACAGCGCGCAGGTTTTTGCCACCGTGCCGCGTCGGGTTTTTGCAAGCGCGAAAAGTACGGCCATGCTTACGGCAAGCCCCATAAACGCGCCGCGCGACATCGAGGACAGCAACGCCAGCATCAGCGCGCCGGACACTATTGTGTATGCGATCTGTCCTTTGCGTCCGGCGGACGAGATGCGCAGGCATACCGCCAGCGTAAGCGCAATCGCGGTCAGCTCGCCGAATGTGACCGGGTGAACGGTGGCGTGCCCTCTGGCCTGCCCTTGAGCAAACACCTGATACAGCGCGTAAACCGCCGCCGTGCAGGAACCGGCGAGATAAAGCCAGGCGAGCTGTCTCAGCCTGTCCGCCCGCAACGCGAAAAGAAAAACGAAAAAACCCGCGCATTTGAGCAGATCAGACGGCATGTAACCGAAAGCCGCTTTTCCGTCCGCAGCCAGAGCCGCGCTCAAAACCGCCGCGCCAAAAAAAAACGACCACGCCAGCGCGCCGGTTCTTGCCGGTTCGACCGGTGCGGGATACTTTTTGAAGTGAAGATGCTTGAAAAGCAGGGCAAGCAGGGCTGTCACAATTCCCGCTTCGCACAGCGACACGGACAGGTTTACCGTAAGCGCGAAAAGGCACAGGCCCAGAAATACCGTGCTGTCGCAACGGGCTTCGATAACGGAACTGTCCATGGCTAGTAAGCTCCCCGGCTGGAAATCATGGCGAACGGGGTGCGGAGCATTATCATCAGATCCATGCCGAGGCTCCAGTGTTCAATATAATAGAAGTCCAGAACCAGCATTTCGTCAAAGTCCAGATCCGCCCGGCCGCTCACCTGCCACAGCCCCGTTATGCCCGGCAATACTCGCAGGCGCTGTTTCGCGGTTTCGGAATACTGTTCATATTCGCCGACTGTAGGCGGCCGGGGCCCAATAATGCTCATCTCCCCGCGCAGTACGTTGATGAATTGAGGGAACTCGTCAATGCTCAGGCGGCGCAGCCATTTGCCCACGCGCGTCACGCGCGGATCGTTTTTAATTTTGAAAACCTGCCCGGCACGCTCGTTTAAGTGGGACAGCTGGTCTAGTTTCAGGTCAGCGTCGGCTACCATTGTGCGGAATTTATAGATGTTGAAAATGCGCCCGTTGCGCCCGACCCGCTTCTGTTTGTAAAAGACGGGCCCGCGGCTGCCCAGCCTGATAAGCAGCGCCACCAGTACAAACGGAATGAATCCGCATATCGCCACCAGCGCGCAGAACAGGAGATCGGTAAACCGTTTGGTGTAGTAGGTCGTTCCAAAAAAAGAAGTATGATAAATCTGGATTACCGGCATACCGAACGCGTGGTTTAACTGCACTTCGCCAAGCCGTGTTTCGACCATGCTCGGCACGATGAAAAGCTCAACGCCCAGAAGCTCGAACTGGTCGGCGATGGCAAGCAGGTCGTTTTTATCGAACGAGGCGTTCGCCAGAATAACGCTGTTGACGCCGCGTTCGCGCGTGAGGTCCAGCAGTTCGGTTCTGGTGAGATGCCCGGCAGTGAGGCAGTCGGGAAACTCCATCCGTTTCAGCACCGCAAGCGCGGTTTCAGCCGATTTTCCTCCGCCTACTATCAACACGGTTCGGGAGGAGCCGAAGTGCTTGAGCGCGAATTTGCGGATCAGCCGCACCGTCATGTTTCCTGCGAAAACAAGCAGCGTGGCGATCGGCAGAGTCATCGCGTACACCAGCCGGGACTGCGCAAAGCTTTTGAGCATGAAAGTGAGCGCGAATGAAAATATCACGCTTAACAGGCAGCCGTGCAGGGCGCGCACGAAAACGTCTTCCGGTTTGACCGCAAAATCCGAATACAGTTTCGCTGAGTAATAAAAAACCATCAGCCATACCGGAATGATGGCGTAGAAATTCGAGGATATCACGGAAAACGGCTGCATGGCCGGCGGCGGCAGCAGCGCCACAAGCGGCCCGAAGTGAAAGCGCAGGCTGTACGCGTAATAAAACGCGGCGGAGATAAGAATAATATCGAGCGCCATGCCGGCAAGCGGGAGCCACAGCTTTTCAAAAAAAACAGCCGACCAGGCAAACAGTTTGCCGGGGCTGCGGGAAGCGGGAGCGGTTTTTTCTGCGAGCGTGCGCATATGCTAATGTTAACATATAAGCCCGCACCCGGTCGAGGCCGGGTAAGATCGCGGCAGGGTTCAGTCAATCATTCCGGCGGACATGATTTTGGGAGCGGTAAAACGCCCTATTCCTTTTACGGCGGTTTCATAATCCCGCGCGATTATCACAACGGTGAACACCGACGGCGCTCGCTGGTAAACGTAAACCGCGTCCGGTTC
It includes:
- a CDS encoding glycosyltransferase family 2 protein; translation: MPKLSLVIPTLNNALPLAILLDSARRQTLPPDEIIVIDSSSDDDTAAIAGHRGARVIVIPRADFDHGGTRTAGGKAACGDIVLFMTDDALPADTCCFEKLLLPFADPAVAAVYGRQLPAENATPLASHLRHFNYPPKSCRRRWEDRARWGLKTAFLSNSFCAYRKNALAQAGWFREDIIIAEDMCAGLQLLKRGGTLCYNAEACVYHSHNLPVRREFSRYFDIGVMHALEKDVLAELGRAEGEGKRYALSALSCLSVWRYPEFFARAAAKYAGYLLGKNCRLLPRGLILKLSLNPGWWRKYGT
- a CDS encoding O-antigen ligase family protein translates to MDSSVIEARCDSTVFLGLCLFALTVNLSVSLCEAGIVTALLALLFKHLHFKKYPAPVEPARTGALAWSFFFGAAVLSAALAADGKAAFGYMPSDLLKCAGFFVFLFALRADRLRQLAWLYLAGSCTAAVYALYQVFAQGQARGHATVHPVTFGELTAIALTLAVCLRISSAGRKGQIAYTIVSGALMLALLSSMSRGAFMGLAVSMAVLFALAKTRRGTVAKTCALLLAVTAGYMLARPATLARFINPVRKAETAARPAPEAPTADTGTNSRLALWRTGLLIWRDNPVAGIGQNNTAREFDRYHPAPIEGQHGWSNVHSLYLQHMVERGTLGLLALLGLLAALWEISLSALAKTVTPFTLWAAAMLPGFYVMNITETSFQHAVVAFAVLFAVGCAAASARD
- a CDS encoding sugar transferase, whose amino-acid sequence is MRTLAEKTAPASRSPGKLFAWSAVFFEKLWLPLAGMALDIILISAAFYYAYSLRFHFGPLVALLPPPAMQPFSVISSNFYAIIPVWLMVFYYSAKLYSDFAVKPEDVFVRALHGCLLSVIFSFALTFMLKSFAQSRLVYAMTLPIATLLVFAGNMTVRLIRKFALKHFGSSRTVLIVGGGKSAETALAVLKRMEFPDCLTAGHLTRTELLDLTRERGVNSVILANASFDKNDLLAIADQFELLGVELFIVPSMVETRLGEVQLNHAFGMPVIQIYHTSFFGTTYYTKRFTDLLFCALVAICGFIPFVLVALLIRLGSRGPVFYKQKRVGRNGRIFNIYKFRTMVADADLKLDQLSHLNERAGQVFKIKNDPRVTRVGKWLRRLSIDEFPQFINVLRGEMSIIGPRPPTVGEYEQYSETAKQRLRVLPGITGLWQVSGRADLDFDEMLVLDFYYIEHWSLGMDLMIMLRTPFAMISSRGAY